Below is a genomic region from Glaciihabitans sp. INWT7.
TCATCTCACTCGAGCGGCCCGCGGCAGCGCGCACCCTCCTCGCGACCTTCGATCGCTCGCGGCCCGGGGCGGATGTGCGTCTCACGCAGACCCTCACGGCACTCGCCGCGCTCCCGTGGGCCGCCCCCGCGTCGCTCTCCGAGGTCGATTCCGCCTTCGCGAGCGGTTCCGCCGTGCTGCCGGCCACCGCGACGCTCGTGGCGAGACCGGAGTCCGCCGACCGGATCGCCACCGTGACCACGCTGCTCGCCTCTGAGGCCGCAGCGGGAAGCTTCGCCTCGGTGCTCAACGACCCCACCCAGATCACCGGTGAGCGCCGACTGAGCCTGCTCGCACTACTCTCGAACTCCTGGACCGGAGATGATGCCTGGGCGGCGGAGACGAAGAAGTACCTCGCCAAGTCGGATCGCTTCGTCACGAAGTCGGTCACTATCGCGCGAAGCAGCGCGACGGTCTTCACCTCGCGAAACAGCCCGCTGCCGATAACGGTGACGAACGATCTCCCCTGGCCGGTCACCGTCTACGTGACGGTGCGATCGCCGTCGAACATCATCACCATCGATAACGACAGGGTCGAGCTCGTCGTCGAGGCGCAGTCGCAGGCGAAGACCACGGTCCCGGTCACCTCGAATGCCAACGGACCGGTCACGCTCACGGTCTCCCTGACGAGCGCCACCAACGTACAGATCACTGCCCCCGCAGCCATCGACGTCGACGTGCAGGCCCAGTGGGAGACCGCCTTCACGGCCGTTGTTGCCGCGCTCGTCATCGGCGTGTTCGGATTCGGCATCTACCGCACCATCGCCAAGCGCCGGAAGGCGAAGCGGGCCAAGGATGCTCCGGCCGACGCTGATCCCACCGACAAGAAGCCCACCGACGAGAAGCCCACCGACGAGAAGCCCACCGACGAGACCACGACCACCCCATGACGACCGCGGGCACGAGCGCTGCGACATCCGGTGGCATGGGGCGCGCGAGCGCTATCCTCGCGGCGGGCACGATAGTCTCCCGGGTTCTCGGGTTTGCGAGGGGTGCGGTGCTCGCCGCCGCAATCGGGCAGGTCGCGAGCGCAAGCGGCAATGCCTTCGGCATCGCCAACCAGCTGCCCAACAACATCTACGCGCTCGTTGCCGGTGGCGTGCTCAGTGCGGTGCTCGTTCCCCAGATCGTGAAAGCGGGACTCCACAAGGACGGTGGCCAGCAGTTCATCAATCGGGTCGTCACCCTCGGGATCGTCGTTTTCGCGATCGTCACCATCGCCGCGACTCTCGCGGCGCCCGCCCTCGTGCGGCTCTACACCTCACAGGCTCCGGCCGGGCAGGCGGGCTTCACCGCCCAGGCGATCACCCTCGCAACCGTGCTCGCCTACTGGTGCCTGCCGCAGATCTTCTTCTACGCCCTCTACAGCCTGCTCAGCGAGGTGCTCAACGCCCGCCGCATCTTCGGCCCCTTCACCTGGGCTCCGGTGCTCAACAACGTCGTCGCGATCGCCGGGCTGGTCGTCTTCATGGTGTCGTTCGGCACCGCCGCTGACAACTCCAGCGTCGACGTGTGGACGCCGGGTCGCATCATCCTGCTCGGCGGCACGACCACACTCGGGGTCGCAGCCCAGGCACTCGTCCTGTTTCTCTTCTGGAGGCGCGCCGGCCTCCGGTTCGTGCCGGACTTCCGCTGGCGGGGAGTGGGCCTCGGAGCCACCGGTCGTGCTGCCGGTTGGCTGTTCGGCATGGTGCTGATCACGCAGATCGCCGGGGTCTTCCAGTCGAGAGTGGCCACGCAGTCGACCACCGCGGGCGTTGCGG
It encodes:
- the murJ gene encoding murein biosynthesis integral membrane protein MurJ, which gives rise to MTTAGTSAATSGGMGRASAILAAGTIVSRVLGFARGAVLAAAIGQVASASGNAFGIANQLPNNIYALVAGGVLSAVLVPQIVKAGLHKDGGQQFINRVVTLGIVVFAIVTIAATLAAPALVRLYTSQAPAGQAGFTAQAITLATVLAYWCLPQIFFYALYSLLSEVLNARRIFGPFTWAPVLNNVVAIAGLVVFMVSFGTAADNSSVDVWTPGRIILLGGTTTLGVAAQALVLFLFWRRAGLRFVPDFRWRGVGLGATGRAAGWLFGMVLITQIAGVFQSRVATQSTTAGVAALANSWLIFMLPHSVVAVSIATAYFTRMSGHATNGDLPAVRSDLSSSLRSIGLLIVFSAVALSVVSMPFARVYEERFANMQAMSAVILAYLPGLILFSMLFVIQRVFYALGDTRTPFLLQCIQSGIFIVGALLCLLLPPAFIGVGIASVTSIAGSAQAVVAIAVVRRRIGGMDGRLVLRRYVQYLVLSLAAGLVGVGVLALLGGFTDGGFALASRLSAILSILITGGVMAAVYLGLLSVLRNPELTAVTGTLMARFRRGR